One part of the Enterobacter pseudoroggenkampii genome encodes these proteins:
- a CDS encoding small-conductance mechanosensitive channel MscS, producing the protein MEQLDVVDSINNAGNWLVRNQALLLSYAVNIVAAIAIIIVGMIVARIVSNAVNRVMLARHIDATVADFLSALVRYGIIAFTLIAALGRVGVQTASVIAVLGAAGLAIGLALQGSLSNLAAGVLLVTFRPFRSGEYVDLGGIAGTVLQVQIFSTTMRTVDGRIVVVPNGKIIAGNIINFSREPVRRNELIISVAYDSDIDQVKSLITNIIASDDRILKDKEQTVRLNELGASSINFVVRIWSKSSDLQNVYWDVLERIKRDFDANGISFPYPQMDVNVKKVKEAE; encoded by the coding sequence ATGGAACAACTCGATGTTGTAGACAGCATCAATAACGCCGGTAACTGGCTGGTGCGTAACCAGGCGCTGCTGCTGAGCTATGCCGTGAACATCGTCGCGGCGATTGCCATCATCATCGTCGGGATGATCGTGGCGCGTATCGTATCGAATGCGGTTAACCGCGTAATGCTGGCCCGTCACATTGACGCCACGGTAGCTGACTTCCTCTCCGCACTGGTGCGCTACGGCATTATCGCCTTTACGCTGATTGCGGCGCTGGGCCGTGTGGGCGTGCAGACCGCCTCCGTCATTGCCGTTCTCGGTGCCGCCGGTCTGGCCATTGGTCTGGCGCTGCAGGGCTCGCTTTCAAACCTGGCGGCAGGCGTTTTGCTGGTCACCTTCCGTCCGTTCCGCTCCGGCGAATATGTTGACCTTGGTGGCATTGCCGGGACCGTGCTGCAGGTGCAGATTTTCTCAACGACCATGCGTACCGTCGATGGCCGCATCGTGGTCGTGCCGAACGGGAAAATCATCGCGGGCAACATCATTAACTTCTCCCGTGAACCGGTGCGTCGTAATGAGCTGATTATCAGCGTGGCATACGACTCCGACATCGATCAGGTGAAGTCGCTGATTACCAACATCATTGCTTCAGACGATCGTATCCTGAAAGACAAAGAGCAGACGGTTCGCCTGAATGAACTCGGCGCTTCCTCCATTAACTTTGTGGTGCGTATCTGGAGCAAAAGCAGCGATCTGCAAAACGTGTACTGGGACGTGCTGGAACGCATTAAGCGCGACTTCGACGCCAACGGCATCAGCTTCCCGTATCCGCAGATGGACGTAAACGTCAAAAAAGTCAAAGAAGCAGAATAA
- the fbaA gene encoding class II fructose-bisphosphate aldolase, translated as MSKIFDFVKPGVITGDDVQKVFQVAKENNFALPAVNCVGTDSINAVLETAAKVKAPVIVQFSNGGAAFIAGKGVKTDIPQGAAILGAISGAHHVHQMAEHYGVPVILHTDHCAKKLLPWIDGLLDAGEKHFAATGKPLFSSHMIDLSEESLHENIEICSKYLARMAKMDMTLEIELGCTGGEEDGVDNSHMDASALYTQPEDVDYAYTELSKISPRFTIAASFGNVHGVYKPGNVVLTPTILRDSQEYVSKKHNLPHNSLNFVFHGGSGSSAQEIKDSVSYGVVKMNIDTDTQWATWDGILQYYKANEAYLQGQLGNPKGEDQPNKKYYDPRVWLRAAQTSMVTRLEQAFKELNAIDVL; from the coding sequence ATGTCTAAAATTTTTGATTTCGTAAAACCTGGCGTTATCACTGGTGATGACGTACAGAAAGTGTTCCAGGTAGCTAAAGAAAACAACTTCGCTCTGCCAGCAGTTAACTGCGTGGGTACCGACTCCATCAACGCCGTACTGGAAACTGCTGCTAAAGTTAAAGCTCCAGTTATCGTTCAGTTCTCTAACGGCGGCGCTGCGTTCATCGCAGGTAAAGGCGTGAAAACTGACATTCCTCAGGGGGCTGCAATCCTGGGTGCTATCTCTGGTGCGCACCACGTACACCAGATGGCCGAACACTACGGTGTTCCAGTTATCCTGCACACTGACCACTGCGCGAAGAAACTGCTGCCGTGGATCGACGGTCTGCTAGACGCGGGTGAAAAACACTTCGCGGCAACCGGTAAGCCACTGTTCTCTTCTCACATGATCGACCTGTCTGAAGAGTCACTGCACGAAAACATCGAAATCTGCTCCAAATACCTGGCGCGCATGGCCAAAATGGACATGACCCTGGAAATCGAACTGGGTTGCACCGGCGGTGAAGAAGACGGCGTGGACAACAGCCACATGGACGCTTCTGCACTGTACACCCAGCCAGAAGACGTTGATTACGCTTACACCGAGCTGAGCAAAATCAGCCCACGCTTCACCATTGCAGCGTCCTTCGGTAACGTACACGGCGTTTACAAACCAGGTAACGTGGTTCTGACCCCGACCATCCTGCGTGATTCTCAGGAATATGTTTCCAAGAAACACAACCTGCCGCACAACAGCCTGAACTTCGTCTTCCACGGCGGTTCCGGTTCTTCTGCTCAGGAAATCAAAGACTCCGTAAGCTACGGCGTAGTGAAAATGAACATCGATACCGACACCCAGTGGGCAACATGGGACGGTATCCTGCAGTACTACAAAGCGAACGAAGCTTACCTGCAGGGCCAGCTGGGTAACCCGAAAGGCGAAGACCAGCCGAACAAGAAATACTACGATCCACGCGTATGGCTGCGCGCTGCCCAGACGTCCATGGTGACCCGTCTGGAGCAGGCTTTCAAAGAACTGAACGCGATCGACGTTCTGTAA